The Humulus lupulus chromosome 3, drHumLupu1.1, whole genome shotgun sequence genome window below encodes:
- the LOC133821446 gene encoding E3 ubiquitin-protein ligase BRE1-like 1 has product MLTLLANGQSKLKNVACISSSQAYLLVRDHIEKSKSEVIEYQASYEKLQAEKDILVLKERELSVKSDVIDFLRRSAAIEIHWSGC; this is encoded by the exons ATGCTAACTCTTCTCGCAAATGGACAGAGTAAATTGAAGAATGTAGCATGTATTTCCTCTTCCCAAGCCTACCTCTTAGTGAGAGATCAtattgaaaaatcaaaatctGAAGTTATTGAGTATCAGGCTTCGTATGAGAAACTTCAG GCTGAGAAGGATATTCTTGTCTTAAAGGAAAGGGAACTCAGTGTTAAAAGTGATGTCATTGATTTCCTTCGAAGATCTGCTGCAATTGAGATTCACTGGTCAGGCTGCTGA
- the LOC133825221 gene encoding receptor protein kinase-like protein ZAR1, producing MVSLVLFVLLMLCTSHGLVSSLNSEGYALLSFKQAITQDPEGSLSNWNSSDENPCAWNGVTCKELRVVSLSIPKKKLAGFLPSALGSISGLRHLNLRNNKLNGSLPVELFDAQGLQSLVLYGNSLSGSVSNEVGKLKYLQTLDFSQNFLNGSIRASILQCKRLRALDKHPNIVTLKAYYWSVDEKLLIYDYISNGNLSTALHYPIIPLSDLSCGRSGTESFTPLSWSVRLKIIKGIAKGLVYLHVFSPKKYVHGDLKPNNILLGQNMEPQIFDFGLGHLANIAGGSPTLQSSRMATDKSQDRPQKSAPSNATTVASSTTTTTNLGSCYIAPEALKVVKPSQKWDVYSYGVILLEMITGRLSIVQVGSSKMDLVHWIQLCIEEKKPLSDVLDPYLVQDAEKDDEIIGVIKIAMACIQTSPEKRPTMRHVGEALDRLIISDS from the exons atggtgtCTTTGGTTTTGTTTGTTCTTTTGATGTTGTGCACCTCGCATGGACTAGTGAGTTCATTGAACAGTGAAGGGTATGCCCTTTTGTCGTTTAAGCAAGCCATTACACAAGACCCAGAAGGGTCTCTGAGTAACTGGAACTCTTCTGATGAGAACCCTTGTGCGTGGAATGGGGTCACATGCAAGGAGCTTAGAGTTGTTTCACTCAGTATTCCAAAGAAGAAACTTGCTGGGTTTCTTCCTTCTGCTCTTGGGTCCATCTCTGGGCTTCGTCATTTGAATTTAAGGAACAATAAATTGAATGGAAGCTTGCCGGTTGAGCTTTTTGATGCTCAGGGGCTACAAAGTTTGGTCCTTTATGGAAATTCCTTATCTGGGTCTGTGTCAAATGAGGTTGGGAAGCTCAAGTATCTTCAAACTTTAGATTTCTCTCAAAATTTTCTTAATGGGTCTATTCGTGCATCAATTCTTCAGTGCAAGAGACTTAGAGCCCTTGATAAGCATCCTAATATTGTAACTTTGAAAGCTTACTACTGGTCTGTAGATGAGAAGCTGCTCATATATGATTACATTTCCAATGGAAATCTTTCCACTGCACTTCATTATCCCATTATCCCATTATCTGACTT GTCTTGTG GGAGGTCTGGAACAGAGTCATTCACACCTCTATCATGGTCTGTTCGGCTAAAAATCATTAAAGGAATTGCTAAAGGTTTGGTCTATCTCCATGTGTTCAGCCCCAAGAAATATGTTCATGGTGATTTGAAGCCTAATAACATTCTTCTTGGACAAAACATGGAACCCCAAATTTTCGATTTTGGACTAGGTCATCTTGCTAATATTGCTGGAGGTTCTCCCACCTTGCAATCTAGTCGAATGGCCACAGATAAGTCACAAGATAGGCCACAAAAGAGTGCACCTTCTAATGCTACTACTGTTGCTtcatctactaccactactactaactTGGGATCTTGTTATATTGCCCCGGAAGCACTGAAAGTGGTGAAACCATCCCAGAAGTGGGATGTTTATTCATATGGTGTTATCCTGCTAGAAATGATTACTGGCAGATTGTCCATAGTCCAAGTAGGTTCCTCTAAAATGGATTTGGTTCATTGGATTCAGCTCTGCATTGAAGAGAAGAAGCCTCTCTCAGATGTTTTAGACCCTTATTTAGTCCAAGATGCCGAAAAGGACGACGAGATTATTGGAGTTATTAAGATTGCCATGGCTTGTATTCAAACTAGTCCTGAGAAGAGACCAACAATGAGGCATGTAGGAGAAGCTTTGGACAGGCTGATCATATCTGATTCTTGA